The genomic window ATCAAAAACTAGAACTAGATTGCCAAATTACAATTTCCGTTCGAAAAAAAGATTCAGAAGCTGTTTTTGAAACTTTTAATCATCTTTTTGAAATACACATCAAGCAAATTTAATACGAACATAAAAAAAATTAAGCTTCAAGTATATCTAAAATATATTGTGGCGCTTTTGTTGGTCGTTTGGTTTTCATGTCTACAAATACCAAAATTGTACTTGCTGTAGATAAAAGTTCTCCTTTCTGATTTGTGATTTCATACTCAAATTCTATTTTGGCAGTGGGTCTTTTTTTGAGTTGTGTTTTCACATTAATTAAATCATCATAACCCGCTGGCTTTTTATAATTTACATTCAAAGAAACGACGGGTAACATAACCCCATTTTCTTCCATAGTTTTATAAGAAACACCAAGTTTACGTAGCCACTCAATACGTCCCATTTCTAAATATAACGCATAATTCCCGTGATACACAACCCCCATTTGGTCTGTTTCACCGTATCTCACTCTTATTTGTATTTCATCGGATTTCGGAAGCATATTTCAATATTTTTTTGTAGTTTCGACAAGTGCTTAAACTTGAGGAAAAAATTCTAATTATTCAATAGTAAATGATTTTTTTTTTAAGAATTTTGTTCACATCTTTGCCGAACGCAAAATGGAGGGATATGGAAAATTCGTTTTTCATCCATAATAATTAACAAACAACAAGAGTATTTAAAATGAGTATAACTGCGCAAACGGTATGGAATAGTTGTCTAAAATTCATAAAGGATAATATCCAGCCGCAAGCCTATAAAACATGGTTTGAACCAAT from Algibacter sp. L1A34 includes these protein-coding regions:
- a CDS encoding acyl-CoA thioesterase; this translates as MLPKSDEIQIRVRYGETDQMGVVYHGNYALYLEMGRIEWLRKLGVSYKTMEENGVMLPVVSLNVNYKKPAGYDDLINVKTQLKKRPTAKIEFEYEITNQKGELLSTASTILVFVDMKTKRPTKAPQYILDILEA